In Triplophysa rosa linkage group LG2, Trosa_1v2, whole genome shotgun sequence, the genomic window AAGCTAAATTTACTGTTATTGTTCATTTATTAAGGAAGGAAGTGCAGCAAATGTgcagaatgtgtttgtgtgtgtgcctgtgtgtgtgtttggtttgcATAGTAATTCAATAATTCAGTATGATATGCATTGCAtaaactattatattcagttACATTCTATTTTTCTTATCAGTTTGATGTTACACTATGCTATTGAACTTACTTTGTTTAATGTTACTCTTTcctgtttgattattttctgTTCCTGTAATTGattcactctaaaaaaaagattgaatatttaattatttaataacacattcattaaagtggttttgtgtgtgtaggtggCTATCATGCTCGGAGAAGCTTTCCTTCATTTTCTGAACTGCAAAGATGACGCCAGGAATCATGCTGAACATAATGAAACACACTCACGCACCCCCACCAACCGCCCTGACCCTTGTATGGCGAAAGCTGCTGCCAGATCATCTCTGACACTGCAGACGGTTAGAGGTGGGAAACCACAGAATTATGGGTTAATAGTATTACGTTATGGTATTATACCGTAGTATTATACATATGCCTTACAATAACATGAAATGATATGACCAATTACCAGtggagatgtttgtttttttgttttacttgaaaAATGGTGTAAAATATCAACCCATTAATCCTAGATGATTAGAGTGCTCCTAGTCCTGGGAACAGTTAatatatgtaaaaacattaagttCAGGAAGGAAGTGTGATGCTGGTGAGAATTTTAGCTCACACACAGAAAAACCACATAAATTCAGGTGTTGAAATGCGTAAAGAGTAGTAAAACGACATACAGCATACAAACTAAAAACTGCGTAATAAAGCAAAATACTCGAATAGCAATAATAATGCAATGTTGTGTAAAAGATAACGTTTCTGCCTGTCATTTAATTTATGATGCAACAATCACGACTGGCaaacaatgtataaaagtaGTGAATGACATGATGTTGttatatttaaaagtatttCTATGTAAATGATTGGTTCAACACTATATGcaatgcaaaagaaaaaaaatcactaaaatccttaaaaaactaaaagagaaacaaaaacatCTTGTTAACATTTTGTACTTCCTCGTTTATGTGCGTGCAAAAGTACATTGCATCAAATCAAGAATGTTTCTTCActgtttatttctgttattttctgtGTAAAGTGAGTTAAGGTTGGTTCTTTGGTTGCTCACACATTTTTCTCTTCCTGTCAGCCTGTAGGCCTGTAGGCCCTGAAAAGCCAAGACCTTGCCGGGCCTCTGCACCCAGCAACGCTGTGCCTATTCTCAGCTGTGATGGGGAAGATCACTTGGGCATGACGTTGTATTGCTCCTGGTGCTGTCCCAGCTTCTATAAAGACTATCCGGACCTCCGACTTGCAGGTGATCGGCTGGAGCATTGGAGTCCTCATAACCTAGACCTGCTTAGCTCAGAGGACAACGGACCACTGCTACAATCTCAGGACCTGAGCTCTCTGGAACCTTCTCTGGATCAAAATCAACAGTTAAATTCAGAAACACAGCAGGATGAGGGCTATCTTGTTATGGAGAGCGTTCAGGGTCCTGGCTGGGAGAGGAGGCTCACCAACTCCATGTTGAATGGTTATCTGGAGAATCAAATGCTGGAGGTGTTTTGTCAGCACATGCACAACATGGCTTGCTGTGGATCATCATTGCCTGGCACTGATGTCATGCCAACACTGGTGCCCACCAGCCTGACCGTACCGAAAGAGCATAGCACCAATCGGGAAGAGATGGATtcttcatccaaaaatgttgTGCGGTACTTGAGCACTTGTTCAGCTCCGGCCACGTCCCATTTCAGCTCACCTGTGCTGCGTATCTCAGAAGCTGAGGAGCCACCCTCGTAAACACGCCCACTTATCATGATGACGTCATTCCTGTTCTCATTAAATTCCCTCTCTTGGTCCCATGTATTTTTAccaaaacacaaataatttagCAATGGCATGGGGAATGATGTGGATCACAGCAGAAAATCACTTTAACTCATTAATGTAgatcattttacacattttacattttaactgGGTAATAGTTGTAAAGTgtttcaacaaaaaaacatttagtaaaTGCCTTATTTAAAGTGGCAATTTGTCATAAGTGCCAGCAGTATTCAGTTCAGTAcacatttatttctatagcacctTTCAGAATTTTGCAttattgcaaagcagctttacagtgaATATGTATAAGGACAGACAGTAGTGACAAGAGTAAAAAACAGGAAACTGTGAAATATAAAGACTACATTgtattattgcatttattttctttatatgatgtacattgataaaactaaaaaaactaaGTTTTCAACTGGACCTTTATATTTATAGAGCTAATAATCAAGTGTGTGTATAATTTGTTAAACAAGATGTATTAGTACACAATGCCAGGTTTGGAGTATGTGCAAGATTATTACACAAGCTAGAGCAGAAGTGAAATGCagaaaggagagaaagagaagagaaactTATACTGGTCCAGTAGACCTTCATTGTTAGTGTATCATAATAACCAATAGCCACCAAACGACAAAAGCTCCTGAAACCAGAGGTCACTTCTAGAGAAACCCGAAGCACAATTTCAACATTATGGCTCCGTCTTTTTTCTCCTTACTCATTACCTCCCAtcctttctttcattttcattgtAAGTTTTACCAAACAGTATTACCACAATTTGTTTTAAGAAAAGAGGAACCGAGCTGTCATGTGTAGATTATATAATGACGTTTACAAATGTTACTGCTTACTTCAGTCCTGCTCCAGCTTTCATTTTCTATGTTGATTGAAACGTCATCAGCAAATatcctgttttgtgtatattaataattaatgaATCTATTGAATCTGATTATTTTATGAGttatttgtgataaaataaGAACGAAGTTTATTCAACGTGAGTGGACAATTactctttttttgttaaatcgcaccacctgctggtgctATTGATACATTACACTGAGGCGTAGACTAACATGGTTCGGGCGCCCTCTGCTGGTATTTTTCAGAACAGCGTCCAATGTCTCCACGATGGGTTATGTCATACTGGCCATGACATTGTCATTTACTCTGTGCTGTAAGACTTAATTTGTTTCATATTACTTCGATGTTTACAGCTAAAATACATTCCCTTTTGTAGAGTATGTGTTAAATTGAACATCATATATGAATAAAGTAACGGATTGGTATTTAAATCTAAATGCCTTTTTCATCAATTTTGCTGACATTCTCTGTTTGACGTCTCTCTGACGTCAGATATAGGGAGGTACCAACGTGACAGGTAACTGGTAACTGGTGACAGGTAAATAAAGTGTGTGAATACgagtctgcgtgtgtgtgtgtgtgtgtgtgtgtgtgtgtgtgcgcgtgtgtgtgtgtgtgtgcgtgcgtgcgtgtgtgtgtgtctgtgtgcacgCTGATACCCTGGCACTGGTACATAGGAGCCAAACTCATAGAATCATCAACAGGATTAACTGTTAGCTGTGatctgtaaatgtgtgtgtgtgtggtgtgttatCTGTGCCAACATGGCTACTTCACACTCTTGTAGCTGCACTGTGGGCATCTAAACAGGCTCTTTAGCCTGGCACCATGAGGCACACCACAATACCAGATGGACCGCTCTCCTCTTTCTCATGCGCTCTCTCTACACGAGTCCTGGAAATGTCCTGTGCCAGAATAACATTTAATCTAGATCTTTTACATTTTCGTGCCCCTTGGTGGTGGGACAGGAATGTAAACGCATACATGACTAAAGCTCACCGATCTGCTTTGTTTTCTGGGTCTCTCCAATCATTTGATTAGGACAGACTCGGTTCTCTGTCTATTTTATCGGGTGACCCGGTTTCCCTGGCTCGGTCGGTTGCGGTGGTTACCTCACTCTGCTGCGCAGCTATTGGTTCAAAAGGCGCACACTCCGAATTTCCTGTACGAGTAAATGGGGCTGCGGTGACGTAAGCGAACGGGCGCGCAGATTTTTTCCAGGCGCGGACGAGGGAGCGAAACGGTCCAACCTATATATCGATGCGCATACAAGTACGCATACCAAGTAGTCGTTTGAAAAACACTCGTTTGTTTCTCACCCTCAGGAGGCTCTCAGAATAGGACCCAGTGGAGCTTCTCAGTGTTTATCGGTAGTGTCACCGAACAGTCCCCACGCTCACGGAACCGCTGACCCATGTGATACTGCAGCGCTGCGAGTGTGAAAGGGAGGGGGGCGATAGACACGTTTTTTCTGCATCTCTGCTTCGTAGACTGGAGAAGCAGGTGCACGCTTGGAAGagtgaaaaagagagagaggccgATCGAGAGGGTTGGAGGGGGCGGGGTATAGTCGCGCGCGTGGATCTCTCACCGTCGCAGTTCTTCGCGAGAATGTATCCAACGGCTCTGCTCCTGCCGCGCGAGCGTCGCCGTCCATGTAACGGAATCACATGTCCCCCCGTGATCTAACTGTTCTGTTTCTCGGGGTTCGGATGGTCCGCGCGCTCCATACAGAATTCAACCGGGAAATCAACGCGCACCAGCCATGGCGCTGGTCATGGAACCCATCAGTAAATGGTCCCCGAAGCAGGTGCTGGACTGGATGAAAGGTAACACAAATTATTGCGATTATTCCCCTTACACATATGACATATAGACAGGGGAAGGGCAGAAGGGTACAGGGTAGGGGTTGCATGCTGGATCTGAACAGATGATACTCTCCGTGCAGTGAGGTATTGATCGCGCTGGTGTGCCATTTTGCGACTCTGTTCGGCGCACTATGGTGTGTGTGATCCGCGCAGAGCTACACGCGTCGCGCGAGAGGGGGGTGTGCGCGTGTGGTCTAGGATTCGTGATATGTGTGTGAGTCTGTGTGCACGCGCACGCGTGTTTTGCAAGCAGATGAGCAAAAAGACGCTTATAATGACATAAAGGACGACATTGCTTTTTCATacaacacacacgtacataTTTGCACACAGAGATAGAGAGTGCACAGtgcgacagagagagagagagagagagagagagagagagagagagagagagagagagagagagagagactgtttcCAGCCTCAGTGAACAAATCTCCCTCTCTCGCGGTGAAAACTAGCACCATGGACAGAACCAGGCCGTTGCGCGCAGTGCGCTCTGCCTTTTCCAGTGTGTTGCGGTGCGGATGCGCGTAATCCAGGGACCAGAAGACCTATGACGGTATCTGTGCAAACCAGCTGAGCCTCGGCCGTTCCCcccaccccacacacacacgcttcgGGAAATAGACTATCGGACGAATGCCGCTTGCAGACAGTTAAAGTCACACCGCGGAGGTTTCGTCATGCAGTCAGAGCTCAGGGGCATTTTACAGTGGGAGTAAAATTGACAGCGTGTACTTGATTTCCAAACACCTTCCCATTAATGACACGGTCCTCTGTGGAGATGACACATAAAGACACTCTGATCGATGCTACACAGATGCTACTATAAGTGGAGCACAATGAAGCAACTGTGGTGGAGAGACAGAGGACCAAAATACCAGTGAGATCAGATCTAATCTAAAGTGAAGTGTAAGGGCATTAGTGCACACGAATTCTCCTGCTCATAATCTCTACCCAATGAGCATTTCAAAGGTCAGAAAATCTTTTCCACCAACCTTATAACGGAcaaatatgcacatgtactctTTATCTGTATGTCCAAGACACTGCAAAGCTTAAAACAATGTACGGCCCACATACATGCCATACAATATCTTCTGTGGCCTTTTATCCGCTAAACGCCTGTACACATATTGTTGTCCAGTCTCTCGATTGGTACAGAAATAAGGCTTTGTCTTTTGGAATGTGTGAAGCAATCCAAGTAGTGAACCAGTTCTGTGTTTTATAGAACTAGGTTTCACGGCCAGTTGTGCAGGATGGTTTCCATTTTCAGAAACTCTGCACCCTGTTTCAGATAAAGAGCGAACTGTAAAGCAGCTGCTTGTGGATCATTTTCAGAATTATTGCTGACATATCAGACCTCAGTGCACCTGATCCAGGGTCAGTCTGCAGGGACTTGCTATTTTCCGCTTCTGCATATGATTTCTTAGAGGTTCTGGACAAGCAAACATATGTCAGTGTTACTGATTTTAAATGTACTTACTGTTTACTGGTATTTATTGTTTGCTGTGTTGGACCAGATGTCATTGCCATTTTTCGGTGAtacattgtgtgtgtatgtgtgtgtacggttgggaatcgtttcaattttatcgattccgattccaattccgattctgcttatcgatttcgattcttatcgattcccagtttcgattccacagttgaagtaaaacatttagatatcaacctgtatggtcatttagcctacttattgacttgtttgcaaaatatatttatatatttatgagcaccgttttgtgtatatttacacatagaaacacaccttttctgatttattacaatttgtattatcatagttgaactacatcatggttaaactgcagttactataatgcaactatggttaatttgtgattcctgtgctttaatgcaaattctatagctataCTATgcttactacagtaaaaaatatcgataattttcataagggcttttattgagatatcagcagatcatgcaacgcatgtacttttctgaaaatatgcacacaggaattgataagaggaattcaaattttaatctcaagtatccgattcctattcctttcgattccgatccgattcctagcctttcgattccgattccaaattggaattgattttcgattcccaaccctatgtgtgtgtgtgtgcatttgatTCTTTCCCTACCCTTGGCAGAATGACAAGAAGCTTGACCTGGTGTAGACATGTGTATACTCATGGTGTCTTGAATAATAATCTACCTCCTCTAACATTACTCtaattgtaatgtaaaactcTACTGCTGGATGCCTTATGTCAACTAGTTTTGAGCCTTTTAGCTTACATTTGAAAAGTCACGCAGGTTGGATATGGTACTAAGCAGGTGATGTCTGGACACTGTGGCTATACATTTGGCACAGTAGTTGATTTGATGTTGTGTTTAGGTTAATAATTGCATTTATTGTTGGGTCAGTTTTGTGTGCTGTTATAGTTTGTTATAGTAAAGTTAAATTAATATTGTTATATTTCAAAGCATGTTTCAGATAACAGTGAACATTGGCAACTCACAGAATGTGGAATTTGTGTCATTGCAGCGCTTCCTCCAGAGTTCATTGCTCCTATTGCTCTTCTCTGCTACTTATCAGAGTATGTATCTTCACCATTTTCTGTTATCAAAACGTGGCCACACTCCATAAGCCACTGGCTCACCTGTTTCATCCAATAAAACCTGACCAGAGATATATTGGTTTCATTTGCAAACCTGTTAAACTTGTTTGTATTCCTGCAGTTGTATTGGTGTAGTTTTTATTGGCACTTTGAGGTTTTGTTTTAATACTTGGGGGTTTTCCGGTGCAGGTAATCAAATGCAATATATCTTTATTGTCTCTTCTTTTGTAAGGAAGCATCTGtctaaaacagaaatataaataaacacaaatattgaTATTATATAGCCTATAAAATAACAGTACTGATAGCACACCAGTGCCTTGGTCCTTCCATACCaggatttttctttatttgacaGCCAAGAATTTAGAAATTGTAGGATTTGCAGTATaactttaaatacaaaaaaagatgcagtggaaaagctgaatttgaattgaaaattAGCATTTAACATGCATGAGGTTATAGCTACTTTTTAAAATACGTAAtgtctaacaccgtgtctacaccggacgcattCCCATTGATTGTCGCGCCGCacccagtgtggacaaaatgttctAATGCTCTATTCTATTATAATGTTCTATTGTCTCTTATCGCGTCCCATCGCGCCACGCCGAGTCCGGTGTGGACACGGTGTAATGTAGTGTGCATTACatactataaaaaaatatttactactacaaacaatatttcttgctaatttcaaataaaaatattgtttctacttgtatttatttgcagaaaaggaaaactggagaaacaggtcaaaataacagaaaagatgctctgcgtTTATTTCAGACCTTAAATGATgcgaagaaaacaagttcatattcacttttaagcaatacaacagtgatatttgtacatgtatttaggaaaagttcaaagattatttttttaaagtgataacctcaatttttatcacagttttcatgtgtcttgtcatgctgtcagtcattcacattgctgttgggtgactttgtcactcctgaggtttgattttgttgaaattcaacaaacactggactggaatggccacaatacatctagaaaagctgattaaatgaaagttTGCAATGGTCtctttttccgcagctgtatatataAAGTATTGTTTGCAGTTATCAGTTCAGTTCTTTCAATTCTGAATATAATGTTCTTGCCATGGAGGATATTGACTATTAAAAAGCTATTGACTATTACAGGTTATTACACGGCatgttggaatgcttgattctgatttgccagtcgcgacatttgcaggttcattaTTCCCAGTTAACAtctgctcaaaactaataacgcaCGCAATgtgatgcagcaaatcattttgacagttttttttttgacaaattcaatataaatatgtcttttaatatcatatatgacattatatttacaaatgaataaacCAAATAGCCTGTTCGTAACATTtaaacgtcgtttcttaccttaaaaccgaaagtaaacggcttttcctcgcggaaggtctgcattaggtaaaaattagctaatagaatatttcaaattcacatttcatgtccagtttttttctaatGTGCCAAGTAGgtgtgtaataagcgggataatgtacaagcagccggctgttatcgcgaaataagctgatcacactgtcggggcttatttctgcgaaatcaaccggctgcttgtacattatcccttacctATTGACTATTAGGACcaagcatttaaaatgtatcatCCAAATCCACAACACGGGAAAGAAAAATTTTATGCTCAAGTAGTTACTTTGCATAATTTGGACTAATGGCTTGCACTAAAAAGCCATTGAAGGattcttatttgaaatcatggataaacaacaatgaacctgtcatggctctgcttccttagtcatgtttttcttggtcctgtagcagagccatggcaaagccttaggttttatgtgagaagaccatgagatgtttgttttttgacatctcatgtgttttctcaggtcttgtcattggtcccgcccctctcgtttccggtattgtctccctcttgtgtcttatgttctacacctgcccctgctcgttatccctcgtttgtcttctctatttataccctcatgtttctttgtcttgtgcctttggatTGCGTTGAGTGTGTACGTTTGTCGAGCTTACCCATGGTTGATGTCTGCTTTACGTTCCATGTGCTCCCTGTTCCTGtttcagtaagtgtttagtttagtctttgtcaaagtattgtctagtttagtgtttagttagccttggtcctgttgtgtgtatcattattttgttactttgtcatttaccccctcgtgggtttttgttttgtcttttgtttctttgttaaaataaagtctctgttaaccccttactgtctgcctgcatttgggttcttctcctgccACAGTTCGTGACAGAACCAAGGCCTACCTGTCAACACTAGCAATGCATGATCAAACTGTTTTTTGTCTAGTATGCCAATCACCCaccaaaatatgttttctttaaacatttaaacataaatcaGTATATTTACCTCACTCAACTTATACAGAACATTGGGTTAGATGATAATGTTATGCCAGGACCCTAATTTAGTCTTAATGACCCTTTAATTTAGTAATTAAGTccatataaaacattatttcctGACGATACATTGTTTGATTTATCCAaccattctttttgtgttaattcgCTATTTGCCTTCATGTGGCAGTTATACAGTCCATTTTTTTCAGTCCAGAAAAATCACCAGCTCAGTCATAGATGATGGCATTTGATCACTATGGTTACCGCTACTACAGGCACAATTGAGGCAGCTAACAGCTCCTCATAGGACCCCGGGGGCGGGGTCAGGAGTCGTAGCAGGCTTGCAGCAGTACACAGAGAGCACAGAGAACGTAAACGTCGGTGGCCGACCCGATTCTGAAGCAGTGACTGCAAAATAATTAAGTAGAGGCTAATGTACATAGCGAAAACCCTGAGTAATCCTCAGTTTTACCGATGTTTGTCGCCCTTCATAAGGACAGTGAGGGGGACGGATCGTGTCACTATGAATCTGAGGGGGTCATGTCCCTAGTGCCATCTGCGCGCCTGCtaactgtccaatggccagacATTTTTAGctctcccctccaggcccaacttacaagaaaaccaatcaaaatggaagggcaaaataaagccccctcctaatttttttctaatttcagaagccgtttcactcagaTATGCGTCACAGTACGGAAAAGTAGTCAATTACAACTTACggttcatggtgactttaagaacTCCACGGTTTCTATCATTTGGCCTGCATTTCCAAACACAGTTTTCACTGGAAAGAGTGAGACCACAGAGGTCAGGctagggctgcgtttcccaaaagcatcgtaagcctACGTTGATCGTAGCTGCATTGGTGACAATGGTTCTAAGATCAACTTAAGGTtatgatgcttttgggaaacacagcCCAGTTTATACTGAGTTCGGTGTTGATTCATGCAATGTAAAAGACTGATTTGATGAATGCCTTCAATTGAATGAACCCAAAACAAACTTAGTGCTCTGCTGGAGAAGGTACTCCGCTCTTGCACACCTTACATGAGCTGAATGTTTTAGCACTCATCACCTGCTCAAGGTCAGGTTCTCTTTTATTAACACAGAAAGCTCCAGTCAATCATTATTTCAAATGGTAAATAACCTTGCATGAACCAAAACCAAACTTtactaaaataattatttgcCCTACATAAATACTACTCACCACCTATACACCAGTTTCTAAATAGGTTTTAAATGTTTGGACAGCAAAAGTGATTCAAGGAACCTTTCCCATGGCACACAATAGCGGTAGTTATAAGTGCAACAAGAGGTTTGTGATGTGCATTTACTGTAAGGCGTTTTTACTAACATAAAACGGGCCTCAGCAGCAAATTTACAGTTTCCTTCCGGCTTCTGCTACGCAGCACCACAGTCGTACAAAAATAGAAACAGTTCATATATATTAATTAGATGGTTCTTTGGAATACtacattctgattggtcaatctcTGCATTCCTGGAAAATTGTTGTTTAAAGCAGCCCTTAATGAACAGCTATAATTAACATAGTTGTCAAGTCGTGTCAGGTCTCGCTCTTTTTTCATACAGATTTAAAGATACACAGTGGATACTATCTGTAGTGAATATGACATTGGAAAATGGCCAGAAGCTCATAAGTCTTCAGTTAATTATGGAATATTTTTAGTTCATTTCTCAAATCTTATCTAAtgaactaaaaatatatatttcagcCTAAACTAAAGTAAAGTGTTCACCTCTTTGTATCAATATGTTGctcataaaatgtgtttttgattaATCTTTATGTTTTGTGTCTTCTTTCCCATGAAGCATGTACTTCGTATGTAATGTATGATAGAATGATAGAATAGCAAGCCAAATTTTGAATCTCACCTATACAACAGACATGTTTTCTGCCTTTTGCTCCTTCTTTGTAGCAACCTAATgaggtgtttttttatttaacatccaGTGGTTGAAATAAaccatgttgtttttaatgtattgCAGTTTGCACTGTGGACCCAAATGATTTATgcaacataaacataaaataacccAACTTatacatttgcagttttttattatatttttgggctttatttatatatatatataggacaGTATAGACAGATAGGAGCATGGGGGAAGAGAGACGGGGTGCCGACTTGAACCTGGGTCCCTATGAGCCACCAACGTGTCTGGAGTGctgaccactgagccacagCTCCGACACCCtagttctgtttttttgtttcatatttttttttgtaaaaaagtaaaacacaaaaattcTTTACaatcacagttttttttacagtgcaagaCAATGTATGTAACTATTTATCAGAAAATGATCAGAAAATCTCCTGCAGGCCCTGTATGTTCTAGccattttgtttgattttgactTTCAAACAAACAATAGAGCTGGAATGTGTTCGATTGTTGTAATATAACCAAAGAAAAAGGCAGGAGAGGCAAAGACATATTGGCGACTGCACATTGATACCTGTGCTCTCACTGAGATGATCAAAGAATAAATGGCGTGCTGAACAGATCTATCAATCGATGTAAAATTCAAAGACGGAGACAAATAAATAATCCAGAAGAAACTGTCTTTGGAATGGTTAGATGTTTGTGAGCGTGTGTTTTTCAGTGCGTGTTTGATCATTTTCTAAGGGGTTTCCTCACCATGACTCACCTCGCTCAGTGGGAGGAACCTAATACATGTTTTCCTTTGTCAGCTGTTCTTGAATCAGATGCCTGGGGTAATGCATTAGCACAGCTTGGACTCTAAACCAGAAGAGTTAGAGATGTATTTTACACTCAGAGAATTACAGTTAACAACCATCTGGGTGATGATTACATGTTTAAAAGTGTAATTTTGACCATGGTAAAATACAATCCCAGCTTTGTTTTTTAGTACCTCAGTGTGAGA contains:
- the si:dkey-237j10.2 gene encoding uncharacterized protein si:dkey-237j10.2, with the protein product MLGEAFLHFLNCKDDARNHAEHNETHSRTPTNRPDPCMAKAAARSSLTLQTVRACRPVGPEKPRPCRASAPSNAVPILSCDGEDHLGMTLYCSWCCPSFYKDYPDLRLAGDRLEHWSPHNLDLLSSEDNGPLLQSQDLSSLEPSLDQNQQLNSETQQDEGYLVMESVQGPGWERRLTNSMLNGYLENQMLEVFCQHMHNMACCGSSLPGTDVMPTLVPTSLTVPKEHSTNREEMDSSSKNVVRYLSTCSAPATSHFSSPVLRISEAEEPPS